In Bacteroidota bacterium, a single window of DNA contains:
- the dacB gene encoding D-alanyl-D-alanine carboxypeptidase/D-alanyl-D-alanine-endopeptidase, with protein sequence MKKYLLFPVLTIIALTLQSCSTLERLTRGETPLEQFRRRVDALFADSLFTATTCGIKIVSLENGETLYEREAKTLLRPASNMKLVTSAAALATLGPHFSFKTELYADTASSNDTLLGNIYVRGFGDPDLTSAQLADLLSTLKTKGIAHIGGNVIGDASYFDDERWGTGWMWDDEPSGFAAYNSALSINRNCVEVTVTPAQNAGDTAIVAIDPPTHYVSLLAAATTSPDTAPLTLEISRKFKERLNVITVRGQIPRGSKPQKEELSVWQPEMYFLTQVKEELQRENISFDGKLLLDTIPRSALLLGRHLQPIDSMVVYLNKMSDNLSAENALKSIGAECCGIPGTTLHGISAVKRTLSTFGIDTAKFLMVDGSGVSHYDLLTPELLVSLLRGMYSRKDLFDLYYSSLPNAGVDGLLANRMKGTPAQNNLHAKTGTLGGVSALSGYVTTTDGEMLCFSMMMQNYIGSGEPYRRIQDAIGSLMAGFSRTHSTNGQK encoded by the coding sequence TCGACGACGAGTGGACGCTCTTTTTGCCGATTCTTTGTTTACGGCAACGACATGCGGAATCAAGATCGTCTCTCTTGAGAACGGCGAAACTCTCTATGAGCGCGAAGCGAAAACGCTCCTCCGGCCCGCTTCGAACATGAAATTGGTCACCTCGGCAGCGGCACTGGCGACGTTGGGACCGCATTTCTCCTTCAAGACCGAACTCTACGCAGACACGGCGAGCAGCAATGATACGCTCCTCGGGAATATTTATGTGAGGGGATTTGGAGATCCCGATCTCACTTCGGCGCAGCTGGCAGATCTCCTTTCGACGCTGAAGACCAAAGGGATCGCTCACATCGGCGGGAACGTGATCGGCGACGCAAGCTATTTCGACGATGAGCGTTGGGGAACCGGGTGGATGTGGGACGACGAGCCGTCGGGGTTTGCCGCCTACAACTCCGCGCTTTCGATCAACCGCAATTGCGTCGAGGTGACCGTCACGCCGGCTCAGAATGCCGGGGATACCGCCATTGTCGCCATCGATCCTCCAACGCATTACGTTTCTCTTCTCGCCGCGGCAACCACGTCGCCCGACACTGCACCATTGACGCTTGAGATATCACGAAAATTCAAGGAACGGCTCAACGTCATAACGGTCAGAGGGCAAATTCCGCGCGGATCAAAGCCCCAGAAGGAAGAGCTCTCCGTCTGGCAACCCGAGATGTACTTCCTCACGCAAGTGAAGGAAGAATTACAGCGTGAGAATATTTCCTTCGATGGGAAGCTGCTGCTCGACACGATCCCGCGGTCCGCCCTCCTGCTCGGCCGGCATCTGCAGCCGATCGATTCGATGGTCGTCTATCTGAATAAAATGAGCGATAATCTCTCTGCTGAGAACGCGCTGAAGAGCATCGGAGCGGAATGCTGCGGAATTCCCGGAACGACGCTCCACGGCATCTCGGCAGTGAAACGGACACTTTCTACTTTCGGCATCGACACCGCAAAGTTTCTCATGGTGGATGGGTCGGGCGTCTCTCACTATGATTTGCTGACGCCGGAACTATTGGTCTCGCTTCTTCGGGGAATGTACTCCAGGAAGGATCTTTTCGATCTCTACTATTCCTCGCTTCCCAACGCCGGCGTCGATGGGCTCCTGGCAAATAGGATGAAAGGAACGCCGGCGCAGAATAATCTTCACGCAAAGACCGGCACTCTGGGCGGGGTGAGCGCTCTCTCAGGATACGTGACGACCACCGACGGAGAAATGCTTTGCTTCTCGATGATGATGCAGAATTATATCGGGTCGGGAGAACCGTATAGAAGAATCCAGGACGCCATCGGCTCACTCATGGCAGGTTTTTCGCGGACGCACTCCACGAACGGCCAAAAATAG
- a CDS encoding M28 family peptidase, which translates to MIKFPLLLTAAVLFTSCNQRPESPHPQQSPPSQTLPAKIAMPEFDGQKAFSYLKAQTDFGPRNPNSIGHQQCLEYLSHELSRYAEHVTRQDFIHHGYGGEILRLTNIFGTFNSSATDRILLLAHWDTRPRSDEEKDPAKRNQPILGANDGASGVAVLMEIAGLLKQTPPRIGVDILFVDGEDYGTSHDLENYFLGTRYFMKVKSENYRPRFAVLLDMVGYKDLQIPMEQSSAAYAPEVVERIWSTAENLGVTQFINVPGEQISDDHTPLNEGGLPAVDIIDFQYPYWHTTQDTPDKCSAESLGAVGKVLMQVIYSELPGTGK; encoded by the coding sequence ATGATCAAATTTCCATTGCTGTTAACGGCGGCAGTTCTTTTCACATCGTGCAATCAGCGTCCAGAAAGCCCGCATCCGCAGCAATCGCCGCCATCCCAAACACTCCCGGCAAAAATCGCCATGCCCGAGTTCGACGGTCAAAAAGCATTCTCGTATCTGAAGGCGCAGACGGATTTCGGTCCGCGCAACCCGAATTCAATCGGACACCAACAGTGCCTGGAATACCTCTCGCATGAGCTGTCACGCTATGCAGAACACGTGACACGGCAGGATTTTATTCACCACGGGTACGGCGGCGAAATTTTACGACTGACGAACATTTTCGGAACCTTCAACAGTTCGGCAACGGACCGAATATTATTGCTGGCTCATTGGGATACTCGTCCGCGATCCGACGAAGAGAAAGACCCTGCCAAGCGGAATCAGCCGATCCTTGGCGCGAATGACGGAGCCAGCGGCGTGGCGGTGCTGATGGAAATCGCCGGTCTTCTCAAACAAACTCCCCCGCGCATCGGCGTCGACATTCTTTTTGTGGATGGAGAAGATTACGGCACAAGCCACGATCTCGAAAATTATTTTTTGGGTACCCGATATTTTATGAAGGTCAAAAGCGAGAATTACAGGCCGCGATTCGCAGTGCTGCTCGATATGGTCGGCTACAAGGACCTCCAGATCCCGATGGAACAAAGCTCCGCGGCCTATGCCCCCGAGGTCGTCGAACGGATCTGGTCAACGGCAGAAAATCTCGGCGTCACGCAGTTCATTAATGTCCCCGGGGAGCAAATATCGGACGACCATACGCCTCTCAACGAAGGGGGACTCCCCGCGGTTGACATTATCGACTTTCAATACCCCTATTGGCACACAACACAGGATACGCCTGACAAATGCAGCGCTGAAAGCCTAGGTGCAGTCGGGAAAGTGTTAATGCAGGTCATCTATTCAGAATTGCCGGGTACGGGCAAGTAG
- a CDS encoding DUF4097 family beta strand repeat-containing protein, translated as MKISPSSWAKIIVFIAVGIMFGGVMVLYSNSQFDNPSSDSPRDELRSMFGHDESSSTNRHIEKNFSVKSGGNLLLDTDAGDVDIVTWDKEEVLVKVDIEGSDRRSDKFDVRFSESPDRISIIGKANDNNFFKWDMGDLDVRFHVTVPKKFFIKANTSGGNMTLRDLDGDVRFETSGGNLTIDDVNGTVDINTSGGNIDVRKIKGGLKGVTSGGNVHADEVAGGVNVETSGGEIELSGIDGNVHAETSGGSVMLKLIGDNKGVDIHSSGGDINIFVNDSISANLEASTSGGKVRCELPITVKGDMADDELRGKINGGGNVIRAETSGGDVRVKALK; from the coding sequence ATGAAAATATCACCTTCCTCATGGGCTAAAATAATTGTCTTTATCGCTGTCGGCATCATGTTCGGCGGCGTGATGGTCCTTTATTCGAATTCGCAGTTCGACAACCCGTCTTCGGATTCGCCGCGGGATGAACTGCGATCGATGTTCGGTCACGATGAATCTTCGTCGACCAACCGGCACATCGAAAAGAATTTCTCAGTGAAAAGCGGGGGCAATCTTCTGCTCGACACCGACGCCGGGGATGTCGATATCGTCACATGGGATAAAGAGGAGGTCCTCGTAAAAGTCGATATCGAGGGGAGCGACCGCCGTTCCGATAAATTCGACGTCCGGTTTTCGGAAAGCCCCGACCGGATCTCGATCATCGGCAAAGCGAACGATAATAATTTTTTTAAATGGGATATGGGCGATCTGGACGTGCGGTTCCATGTTACCGTTCCGAAAAAGTTTTTCATCAAGGCAAATACCTCCGGCGGAAATATGACGCTGCGCGACCTTGACGGGGATGTACGCTTCGAGACGAGCGGAGGCAATCTGACGATCGACGACGTCAACGGGACGGTCGACATCAATACTTCCGGAGGGAACATCGACGTTCGCAAGATCAAGGGGGGGCTGAAAGGCGTCACTTCTGGCGGGAACGTCCATGCCGACGAAGTTGCAGGCGGGGTCAATGTCGAAACCTCCGGCGGCGAGATCGAGCTCTCCGGTATCGACGGAAACGTTCACGCGGAAACGTCCGGCGGCAGCGTCATGCTCAAATTGATCGGAGACAACAAGGGCGTTGACATCCACAGCTCGGGAGGGGATATCAATATTTTTGTCAACGACTCTATCTCGGCAAACCTCGAAGCGTCGACGAGCGGCGGAAAAGTCAGGTGCGAACTGCCGATCACCGTCAAAGGAGACATGGCGGACGACGAACTGCGCGGAAAGATCAACGGGGGGGGGAATGTGATCCGGGCGGAGACTTCCGGCGGGGACGTGCGCGTAAAAGCGTTGAAGTAA
- the prmA gene encoding 50S ribosomal protein L11 methyltransferase, which translates to MNEPYVEVALRLAADIALRELLSSQLFEIGFNGFLEDDAVLYCYIPKSHWDEAVGMKVSSIVKQNGLPFDTISSVSEIQQQNWNQQWEASIQPVAVTESIIITPSWRDVTNPDGQVVLIIDPKMSFGTGYHESTRLMLRIMERAITPGSFVLDVGTGTGILAIAAVKFGARFAVGVDIDEWSYVNAKENVERNGCEQKVEIRFGSLDVVTEHEFDFILANITRNTITELFPSMLEKISQHGTLLLSGLLRDDYDPINKVLSERRYAIHFVESENEWIGIAARKQMT; encoded by the coding sequence ATGAATGAACCGTACGTCGAAGTCGCTCTCCGCCTCGCCGCAGACATTGCCTTGAGAGAGCTTCTTTCTTCTCAACTCTTTGAAATCGGTTTCAACGGATTTCTCGAGGACGACGCCGTACTGTATTGTTACATCCCAAAAAGTCACTGGGATGAAGCGGTCGGGATGAAGGTATCGTCGATCGTGAAACAGAACGGCCTCCCTTTTGACACAATTTCCAGCGTCTCCGAAATTCAGCAGCAGAATTGGAATCAGCAATGGGAAGCATCGATTCAGCCCGTTGCGGTGACGGAGAGCATCATCATCACCCCGTCGTGGCGCGATGTGACGAACCCGGACGGACAAGTTGTGTTGATCATCGACCCCAAAATGTCGTTCGGCACAGGCTATCATGAATCAACGCGGCTGATGCTACGCATCATGGAGCGGGCGATAACGCCGGGTTCGTTCGTCCTCGACGTGGGAACGGGCACCGGGATCCTTGCGATCGCTGCGGTGAAATTCGGCGCCCGATTTGCGGTGGGAGTCGACATCGATGAATGGTCGTATGTCAACGCTAAAGAAAATGTCGAACGAAACGGATGCGAACAGAAGGTGGAGATCCGCTTCGGATCGCTCGACGTCGTCACAGAGCACGAATTTGATTTCATCCTTGCAAACATCACACGGAACACCATCACCGAGTTATTTCCTTCGATGCTGGAGAAGATCAGTCAGCACGGGACCCTTCTCCTCTCAGGGCTCTTGCGCGACGACTACGATCCCATAAACAAAGTCCTTTCAGAACGTCGATATGCGATCCACTTCGTTGAAAGCGAAAATGAATGGATCGGGATAGCGGCGCGGAAGCAAATGACATGA